Proteins from one Terriglobus tenax genomic window:
- a CDS encoding SpoIIE family protein phosphatase translates to MTMAESTFAPMKMLLEDRGNRFPRTLDSVPFTIGRLNDRSLVLDHPFISRAHAQIHHQNGQYLLEDLRSTHGTYLNGRRLDAMAGPQVLSPGDKIRFGSSDGPLLRFGKPARDTASLKDLMGQMQSIAMPSEGSDLEKLRWFLEAARKLNAVGAVEEVLKSLVEITLDLTKMERGFVYLRDTDTSELTMAVGLSLAGETLPDARDVSQSAIQQATRSAAEYIITDTLSAEGSLSDSMVAGSIRTVICIPLRSRHSDFGGDDDSKSEFGGEILGVLYLDSRLKAGTLNEVDSGLLETIAGEAASLIENASLARADEAARRYREELNIAAHIQQGLMTVQIPDIPYARINARNVPCKDVGGDFFDVLVDEDGVSLVITDVSGKGVSAALLASTLQGLVYSQLAARQPLEQVARMCNRFICAKDIGKYATMIVLKLSKNGNLQYINCGHVMPLLVGDGKVEKLTATNLPVGLLPDADYDAAYLKMPQNSRLILVTDGVTEAEDPDGEFFGDDRLEEAASQFDSVAEMFDSVQRFMNGAPPTDDCTMIELRYHDRRTEPRA, encoded by the coding sequence CGACCGTTCGCTGGTGCTCGACCACCCGTTCATTTCGCGCGCCCATGCGCAGATTCATCACCAGAACGGCCAGTATCTGCTGGAAGATCTGCGCAGCACCCACGGTACGTATCTGAACGGTCGCCGCCTGGACGCCATGGCCGGCCCGCAGGTACTCTCCCCCGGCGACAAGATTCGCTTCGGCTCTTCCGACGGCCCCCTGCTGCGCTTCGGCAAGCCCGCCCGCGATACCGCCAGCCTGAAAGACCTGATGGGCCAGATGCAGTCCATCGCCATGCCCAGTGAAGGCTCTGACCTTGAGAAGCTGCGCTGGTTCCTGGAAGCAGCACGCAAGCTCAACGCCGTCGGCGCGGTCGAAGAGGTTCTAAAATCCCTGGTCGAGATCACACTGGACCTGACCAAGATGGAGCGCGGCTTCGTCTACCTGCGCGATACCGACACCAGCGAGCTGACCATGGCCGTGGGACTCTCACTGGCCGGGGAAACTCTCCCGGACGCACGCGATGTCTCGCAGTCCGCCATTCAGCAGGCCACGCGCAGCGCCGCCGAATACATCATCACCGATACGCTCTCGGCTGAAGGCAGCCTGTCGGACTCCATGGTCGCCGGAAGCATTCGCACCGTCATCTGCATTCCGTTGCGCAGCCGTCATTCCGATTTTGGCGGCGACGACGACAGCAAGTCCGAGTTCGGCGGTGAAATTCTCGGCGTGCTCTATCTCGACAGCCGCCTGAAGGCCGGCACACTCAACGAGGTCGACAGCGGCCTGCTGGAAACCATCGCCGGAGAAGCCGCATCGCTGATCGAAAACGCTTCCCTGGCCCGCGCCGATGAAGCCGCGCGCCGCTACCGCGAAGAACTGAACATCGCCGCGCACATCCAGCAGGGCCTGATGACCGTGCAGATCCCGGACATCCCCTACGCCCGCATCAACGCCCGCAACGTGCCGTGTAAGGACGTCGGCGGCGATTTCTTTGATGTTCTGGTCGATGAAGACGGAGTCTCGCTCGTCATTACGGATGTCTCCGGCAAGGGTGTCTCCGCCGCTCTCCTGGCCTCCACGCTGCAGGGCCTCGTTTACTCGCAGCTCGCGGCGCGCCAGCCGCTGGAGCAGGTGGCACGCATGTGCAACCGCTTCATCTGCGCAAAAGACATCGGCAAGTACGCCACCATGATCGTTCTGAAGCTGAGCAAAAACGGCAACCTGCAGTACATCAATTGCGGTCACGTCATGCCTCTGCTGGTGGGCGACGGCAAGGTGGAAAAGCTCACCGCCACCAACCTTCCGGTGGGCCTGCTGCCGGACGCCGACTACGACGCCGCTTACCTTAAGATGCCGCAGAACAGCCGCCTCATTCTCGTCACCGACGGAGTCACCGAAGCCGAAGATCCTGACGGCGAATTCTTTGGCGACGACCGTCTGGAAGAGGCCGCCTCCCAGTTCGACTCCGTGGCAGAGATGTTCGACTCCGTGCAGCGCTTCATGAACGGAGCTCCGCCCACCGACGACTGCACCATGATCGAGCTGCGCTACCACGACCGCCGCACCGAGCCTCGCGCCTGA